In Halobaculum rubrum, the following are encoded in one genomic region:
- a CDS encoding sensor histidine kinase, which translates to MTDAGRLGGERSRGDSDATGSGRPAGGAGSTASEEVADAADDTGGPAWFSRALAASGAFTGALVVGTGALVFTSTGRSPGSIVLGLVGPLCAVWAYGVVLAWVARTDLPREHHARLAGWLVVGVIPLVVGAVVMQAYSAAVGALDSFSPAAAGGWACGGVVFGAAVGIGDVRVRMRTAEAEEATARYEQLVEVLTVLNRVLRHDVRNDLTVISGYLDHARREGDADIAEYLDGIEARAERIERLSDHARLAENAVLGDDAVEGTTDLTLVAERVVGTIARDFPAASVSVHSEVDDAQALVPGHDLLESALHNVVENAVEHADHEAPTVDVTVRVRPADAVDRPRPRLPSGSAADSVVEVVVADDGPGFPERERAVLEEGGEDALESSSGMGLWVVHWIVDAVGGVTAVEDRAGGGSVVTLRFPRLDG; encoded by the coding sequence GTGACAGACGCGGGCCGCCTCGGGGGGGAGCGCAGCCGTGGCGACAGCGACGCGACTGGCTCGGGACGACCCGCCGGCGGCGCCGGATCGACTGCGAGCGAGGAGGTGGCCGACGCCGCCGACGACACCGGCGGGCCGGCGTGGTTCTCGCGGGCGTTGGCCGCCAGCGGGGCGTTCACCGGCGCGCTCGTCGTCGGGACCGGCGCACTGGTGTTCACCTCGACCGGGCGGAGTCCGGGGTCGATCGTGTTGGGCCTCGTCGGACCGCTGTGTGCGGTGTGGGCGTACGGGGTCGTCCTCGCGTGGGTCGCCCGGACCGACCTCCCGCGCGAGCACCACGCCCGCCTCGCCGGCTGGCTCGTCGTCGGGGTGATCCCGCTGGTCGTGGGCGCGGTGGTGATGCAGGCGTACAGCGCCGCCGTCGGGGCGCTCGACTCGTTCTCGCCGGCGGCCGCCGGCGGCTGGGCCTGCGGGGGCGTCGTGTTCGGCGCCGCCGTCGGCATCGGCGACGTGCGCGTCCGGATGCGGACCGCCGAGGCCGAGGAGGCGACCGCCCGCTACGAGCAGCTCGTCGAGGTCCTCACCGTCCTCAACCGGGTGTTGCGCCACGACGTGCGCAACGACCTCACGGTGATCTCCGGCTACCTCGACCACGCGCGCCGCGAGGGCGACGCCGACATCGCCGAGTACCTCGACGGCATCGAGGCGCGCGCCGAGCGGATCGAACGGCTGAGCGACCACGCCCGCCTCGCGGAGAACGCGGTGCTGGGCGACGACGCCGTCGAGGGGACCACCGACCTCACGCTGGTCGCCGAGCGCGTCGTCGGCACCATCGCCCGCGACTTCCCGGCGGCGTCGGTGTCGGTCCACAGCGAGGTCGACGACGCGCAGGCGCTCGTTCCGGGTCACGACCTGCTGGAGTCGGCGCTCCACAACGTCGTCGAGAACGCCGTCGAACACGCCGACCACGAGGCGCCGACCGTCGACGTGACCGTCCGCGTGCGCCCTGCCGACGCCGTCGACCGCCCACGACCGCGGCTGCCGAGCGGTTCGGCGGCCGACTCCGTGGTCGAGGTCGTCGTCGCCGACGACGGACCGGGGTTCCCCGAACGCGAGCGGGCCGTGCTGGAGGAGGGCGGCGAGGACGCTCTGGAGTCGAGTTCGGGGATGGGGCTGTGGGTGGTTCACTGGATCGTCGACGCCGTCGGCGGGGTCACGGCCGTCGAGGACCGTGCGGGCGGCGGCAGCGTCGTCACGCTCCGATTTCCCCGACTCGACGGGTGA
- a CDS encoding phosphoglycerol geranylgeranyltransferase: MSAPWAEWDHVLKIDPDKDLYGDETFADACETGTDAIEIGGTLDVTSEKATRVIEACKAHNVPLYQEPSNPAVVVDDEALDGYLIPTVFNADDPFWITGAHKEWVRIADHLDWDRTHTEAYIVLNPDASAAELTGADCDLTPDEVGAYARVAEKMFGQDIVYVEYSGMLGDRETVKAAHDALDDSTLFYGGGIHDYDDAHEMGRVADAVVVGDLLHDEGADAVRETVEGVKDAHAEVADA, encoded by the coding sequence ATGAGCGCTCCCTGGGCGGAGTGGGACCACGTCCTGAAGATAGACCCGGACAAGGATCTGTACGGCGACGAGACGTTCGCGGACGCCTGCGAGACCGGCACGGACGCCATCGAGATCGGCGGCACGCTGGACGTGACCTCCGAGAAGGCGACCCGCGTCATCGAGGCGTGCAAGGCGCACAACGTCCCGCTGTACCAGGAGCCGTCGAACCCGGCGGTCGTCGTCGACGACGAGGCGCTCGACGGCTACCTCATCCCGACCGTGTTCAACGCCGACGACCCGTTCTGGATCACCGGCGCGCACAAGGAGTGGGTGCGCATCGCCGACCACCTCGACTGGGACCGCACCCACACCGAGGCGTACATCGTGCTCAACCCCGACGCCTCCGCCGCGGAGCTCACCGGCGCCGACTGCGACCTCACGCCCGACGAGGTCGGCGCGTACGCCCGCGTCGCCGAGAAGATGTTCGGGCAGGACATCGTCTACGTCGAGTACTCGGGCATGCTCGGCGACCGCGAGACGGTGAAGGCCGCCCACGACGCGCTCGACGACTCCACGCTCTTCTACGGCGGCGGCATCCACGACTACGACGACGCCCACGAGATGGGGCGGGTCGCCGACGCCGTCGTCGTCGGCGACCTGCTCCACGACGAGGGCGCCGACGCCGTCCGCGAGACCGTCGAGGGCGTCAAGGACGCCCACGCCGAGGTCGCCGACGCCTGA
- a CDS encoding DNA topoisomerase I, whose amino-acid sequence MELIVTEKDNAARRLSEILSNEDFDTERRAGVNVYRWGGTRCIGLSGHVVAVDFPPEYDDWRDVEPVELIDAPVRKRPTKEGIVRALRLLSRDADRVVIATDYDREGELIGKEAYELIREVNEDVPVDRVRFSSITEREVTEAFDDRDEIDFDLAAAGEARQIIDLIWGASLTRFLSLSARQLGDDFISVGRVQGPTLKLIVDREREIEAFDPEDYWELFADLLKREGEETTEDDSFDAQYFYEDDDGTEAERVWEEATADAVYDRLRDAGTATVSSVRRRRRTDEPPAPFNTTQFIRAASSIGYSAQRAMSMAEDLYTAGFMTYPRTDNTVYPEDLDERELLEELSMGRRFGDDAESVLELDDITPTEGDEETTDHPPIHPTGELPAPSELSDDEWEVYELVVRRFLATCAPDAEWEHLRVVTEIEAGDDAVGVDDGPLRLKSNGKRLTEEGYHAVYPYFSTNESYVPDVSEGEALAVVDTALEAKQTQPPRRYGQSRLIETMEDMGIGTKATRHDVIQKLYDRGYIESDPPRPTGLAKAVVEASEEFADRIVSDEMTAQLEADMQAIAAGEKGFEEVADESREMLSRVFEELAESREEVGDHLQTSLKADKQLGPCPECGDTLLVRKSRAGSYFVGCDGYPDCEYTLPLPSTGKPLILDEVCDDHGINHVKMLAGRKTFVHGCPQCQADEADEQEDEVIGVCPECGESAARSAADGDEERERGAIDASASEGRAANDVSRESSDSSEHGGELAIKRLRSGSRLVGCTRYPDCDYSLPLPRRGEIEVTDERCEEHDLPHLVVHSGDEPWELGCPICNYREYESQQGGSELETIDGIGEKTAEKLKDAGVDDVASLKETEPDALAEEVNGVGADTVRDWQAKAN is encoded by the coding sequence ATGGAACTGATCGTCACCGAGAAGGACAACGCCGCGCGGCGCCTCTCGGAGATCCTCTCGAACGAGGACTTCGACACCGAGCGGCGCGCCGGCGTCAACGTCTACCGCTGGGGCGGCACCCGCTGCATCGGGCTGTCGGGTCACGTCGTTGCGGTGGACTTCCCCCCGGAGTACGACGACTGGCGGGACGTGGAGCCCGTCGAGCTCATCGACGCGCCCGTCCGGAAGCGACCGACGAAGGAGGGGATCGTCCGCGCGCTGCGTCTGCTGTCGCGGGACGCCGACCGGGTCGTCATCGCGACCGACTACGACCGCGAGGGCGAACTGATCGGCAAGGAGGCGTACGAGCTGATCCGCGAGGTCAACGAGGACGTGCCCGTCGACCGCGTTCGCTTCTCGTCGATCACCGAACGCGAGGTGACCGAGGCGTTCGATGACCGCGACGAGATCGACTTCGATCTGGCAGCCGCGGGGGAGGCGCGGCAGATAATCGACCTCATCTGGGGGGCGTCGCTGACGCGGTTCCTCTCGCTGTCGGCCCGACAGCTCGGCGACGACTTCATCTCGGTCGGCCGGGTGCAGGGGCCGACGCTGAAGCTCATCGTCGACCGCGAGCGGGAGATCGAGGCGTTCGACCCCGAGGACTACTGGGAGCTGTTCGCGGACCTGCTGAAGCGTGAGGGCGAGGAGACGACCGAGGACGACTCGTTCGACGCGCAGTACTTCTACGAGGACGACGACGGCACCGAGGCCGAGCGCGTCTGGGAGGAGGCGACCGCCGACGCCGTCTACGACCGCCTGCGCGATGCGGGGACGGCGACGGTCTCCTCCGTGCGTCGCCGCCGGCGGACCGACGAGCCGCCCGCGCCGTTCAACACGACGCAGTTCATCCGCGCGGCCTCCTCGATCGGCTACTCCGCCCAGCGCGCGATGAGCATGGCCGAGGACCTGTACACGGCCGGGTTCATGACCTACCCGCGGACGGACAACACCGTCTACCCCGAGGACCTCGACGAGCGCGAGCTGCTGGAGGAGCTCTCGATGGGCCGGCGGTTCGGCGACGACGCCGAGTCGGTGCTGGAGCTGGACGACATCACGCCGACCGAGGGCGACGAGGAGACCACCGACCACCCGCCGATCCACCCGACGGGCGAGCTGCCGGCGCCCTCGGAGCTGTCCGACGACGAGTGGGAGGTGTACGAGCTGGTCGTGCGCCGGTTCCTCGCGACGTGTGCGCCCGACGCCGAGTGGGAGCACCTCCGCGTCGTCACCGAGATCGAGGCGGGCGACGACGCCGTCGGCGTCGACGACGGCCCCCTGCGGCTGAAGTCCAACGGCAAGCGGCTCACCGAGGAGGGGTATCACGCGGTGTACCCGTACTTCTCGACCAACGAAAGCTACGTCCCCGACGTGTCCGAGGGGGAGGCGCTCGCGGTCGTGGACACCGCGCTGGAGGCCAAGCAGACCCAGCCGCCCCGCCGCTACGGCCAGTCGCGGCTCATCGAGACGATGGAGGACATGGGCATCGGGACGAAGGCGACGCGCCACGACGTGATCCAGAAGCTGTACGACCGCGGCTACATCGAAAGCGACCCGCCGCGGCCGACCGGCCTCGCGAAGGCCGTCGTCGAGGCCTCCGAGGAGTTCGCCGACCGGATCGTGAGCGACGAGATGACCGCCCAACTCGAGGCGGACATGCAGGCCATCGCCGCGGGCGAGAAGGGGTTCGAGGAGGTCGCCGACGAGTCCCGGGAGATGCTCTCGCGGGTGTTCGAGGAGTTGGCCGAGTCGCGCGAGGAGGTCGGCGACCACCTCCAGACGTCGCTGAAGGCGGACAAACAGCTCGGCCCGTGTCCCGAGTGCGGCGACACCCTGCTCGTCCGGAAGTCGCGCGCCGGCTCGTACTTCGTGGGCTGTGACGGCTACCCGGACTGCGAGTACACCCTGCCGCTGCCGTCGACGGGGAAGCCGCTCATCCTCGACGAGGTGTGCGACGACCACGGCATCAACCACGTGAAAATGCTCGCCGGGCGCAAGACGTTCGTCCACGGCTGCCCGCAGTGTCAGGCGGACGAGGCGGACGAGCAGGAGGACGAGGTGATCGGCGTCTGTCCAGAATGTGGGGAGAGCGCGGCGCGAAGCGCCGCGGACGGAGACGAGGAGCGAGAGCGAGGCGCGATCGACGCGAGCGCCTCGGAAGGGCGAGCGGCGAACGACGTGAGCCGCGAGTCGAGCGACTCGTCGGAGCACGGGGGCGAACTCGCGATCAAGCGCCTGCGCTCGGGGTCGCGGCTCGTCGGCTGCACCCGATATCCCGACTGCGACTACTCGCTGCCCCTGCCGCGCAGAGGGGAGATCGAGGTGACCGACGAGCGCTGCGAGGAGCACGACCTCCCGCATCTCGTGGTCCACTCGGGCGACGAGCCGTGGGAGCTGGGCTGTCCGATCTGCAACTACCGGGAGTACGAGTCCCAGCAGGGGGGATCGGAGCTGGAGACGATCGACGGGATCGGCGAGAAAACCGCCGAGAAGCTGAAGGACGCCGGCGTCGACGACGTGGCCTCGCTCAAGGAGACGGAGCCGGACGCGCTCGCGGAGGAGGTCAACGGCGTCGGGGCGGACACGGTGCGTGACTGGCAGGCGAAGGCGAACTGA
- a CDS encoding serine hydrolase produces MNDEARAAVADLIRRTMRRDRLPGVSVAVVDRDGVRYAEGFGARDLAGNRPATPETLYGVGSVTKSVTALALAQLSEAGMLEFDDPVSDHLDVDLGSDPDDPIRLRHLLSHASGLPSLGTSEALIGRRLRRDTDTLPLSTAADFRAHVEGAVGAGSGAAGGSPAGGDERVGAPGERFAYSNEGYVLLGDVIEACTGRPYDRYIAEHVLDPLGLDRATFDDATFAMDDDHATMYLREDRGVGPGPASDGGDGGGRDDLVAASVPVRELSRPAGGLFASVAGLARYARLLLNEGTLDGRDVVSPESVAALTEGRVDTPGGPYGFGWRTRESCGRELVGHSGSIAVSTAYVGFSPEAGLGVAVAANATPGYPLVRLAEGVFACALGEEPSEAVPFFARRRRFDRLTGEYASYRGVMRAVVARDGGGLRLELAGPLGTESLPLTAADGDDPYVFSTPNEAGERVPVEFRVDDGNGGDEGSGPRDQFGVDLLYDRWHLHEVADGPDVPK; encoded by the coding sequence ATGAACGACGAGGCACGCGCCGCGGTGGCCGACCTGATCCGGCGGACGATGCGGCGCGACCGGCTCCCGGGCGTCAGCGTCGCCGTCGTCGACCGCGACGGCGTCCGCTACGCCGAGGGCTTCGGCGCCCGCGATCTGGCGGGGAACCGGCCGGCGACGCCCGAGACGCTGTACGGCGTCGGGTCGGTCACCAAGTCGGTGACGGCGCTGGCGCTCGCGCAACTGTCCGAGGCGGGAATGCTCGAGTTCGACGACCCCGTGTCGGACCACCTCGACGTGGATCTGGGAAGCGACCCCGACGACCCGATCCGACTGCGACACCTGCTGTCGCACGCGTCCGGCCTCCCGTCGCTGGGGACGAGCGAGGCGCTCATCGGCCGCCGGCTCCGCCGCGACACCGACACGCTCCCGCTGTCGACGGCGGCGGACTTCCGTGCACACGTCGAGGGCGCCGTCGGGGCGGGGAGCGGCGCAGCGGGTGGATCGCCGGCCGGCGGCGACGAACGCGTCGGCGCCCCGGGCGAGCGGTTCGCCTACAGCAACGAGGGGTACGTCCTCCTCGGCGACGTGATCGAGGCGTGTACCGGGCGCCCGTACGACCGCTACATCGCCGAACACGTCCTCGACCCGCTGGGGCTCGACCGCGCCACGTTCGACGACGCGACGTTCGCGATGGACGACGACCACGCCACCATGTACCTGCGCGAGGACCGTGGGGTCGGCCCGGGCCCCGCCAGTGACGGGGGCGACGGCGGGGGTCGAGACGATCTCGTGGCGGCGTCGGTTCCCGTCCGCGAGCTGTCGCGGCCGGCCGGCGGGCTGTTCGCCTCGGTCGCGGGGCTCGCGCGGTACGCCCGCCTGCTGTTGAACGAGGGGACCCTCGACGGCCGCGATGTCGTCTCTCCGGAGTCGGTCGCGGCGCTCACTGAGGGGCGCGTCGACACGCCCGGCGGGCCGTACGGGTTCGGCTGGCGGACCCGCGAGTCGTGCGGCCGGGAACTCGTCGGCCACTCCGGTTCCATCGCCGTCTCGACGGCGTACGTCGGCTTCAGTCCCGAGGCGGGACTGGGGGTCGCGGTGGCCGCGAACGCCACACCCGGATATCCGCTGGTCCGGCTCGCCGAGGGCGTGTTCGCGTGTGCGCTCGGGGAGGAGCCGTCCGAGGCGGTGCCGTTCTTCGCGCGTCGCCGCCGCTTCGATCGTCTGACCGGCGAGTACGCCTCGTATCGAGGGGTGATGCGCGCGGTCGTCGCCCGCGACGGCGGCGGCTTGCGGCTCGAACTGGCCGGGCCGCTCGGGACCGAGTCGCTGCCGTTGACAGCCGCCGACGGCGACGACCCCTACGTGTTCTCCACACCCAACGAGGCTGGCGAGCGGGTGCCCGTCGAGTTCCGCGTCGACGACGGGAACGGAGGCGACGAGGGGTCGGGGCCGAGGGATCAGTTCGGCGTCGATCTCCTGTACGACCGCTGGCACCTCCACGAGGTCGCCGACGGCCCTGACGTGCCGAAGTAG
- a CDS encoding creatininase family protein, with amino-acid sequence MPETEHDLATMTWEDAGDAFLSADAVVVPTGSTEQHSVHLPLSTDSLRAEHLSAELVEAAPDHGLDLLRAPTLPYGYSEHHMPFPGTVTLSQDTYKQALIDVGASLAEHGAERVLFLNCHGGNKQALSLATDRLNRDHDIGAHFVHWTDFGRDELEEHFGEGWGHAGDHETSFIELVRDDLVKADKKEPQDADDLPETRSWTYFSDVTELGGMGDPTNSDPEFMEQVVENTTDRILEALAEDIENGW; translated from the coding sequence ATGCCCGAGACCGAACACGACCTCGCGACGATGACGTGGGAGGACGCCGGCGACGCCTTCCTGAGCGCCGACGCCGTCGTCGTCCCCACCGGCAGCACCGAACAGCACTCCGTCCACCTCCCGCTGTCGACCGACAGCCTCCGCGCGGAGCACCTCTCGGCGGAACTCGTCGAGGCAGCGCCCGACCACGGCCTCGACCTGCTGCGCGCGCCGACGCTTCCGTACGGCTACAGCGAGCATCACATGCCGTTCCCGGGGACCGTCACCCTCTCGCAGGACACGTACAAGCAGGCGTTGATCGACGTCGGCGCCTCCCTCGCGGAGCACGGCGCCGAGCGCGTGCTGTTTCTGAACTGTCACGGCGGGAACAAGCAGGCGCTGTCGCTGGCGACGGACCGGCTGAACCGCGATCACGACATCGGCGCCCACTTCGTCCACTGGACGGACTTCGGACGCGACGAACTGGAGGAGCACTTCGGCGAAGGGTGGGGCCACGCGGGCGACCACGAGACGAGTTTCATCGAACTCGTCCGCGACGACCTCGTAAAGGCTGATAAGAAGGAGCCGCAGGACGCCGACGACCTCCCGGAGACCCGTTCGTGGACGTACTTCTCGGACGTGACCGAGTTGGGCGGGATGGGCGACCCGACGAACTCCGACCCAGAGTTCATGGAACAGGTGGTGGAGAACACGACCGACCGGATCTTGGAGGCGTTGGCGGAGGACATCGAGAACGGGTGGTGA
- a CDS encoding class I SAM-dependent methyltransferase translates to MRDDAITEAELYDLRHRDDERDDVEFYVDRALEAGGPVLEIACGTGRIHLPLLRAGVDAHGVDVSAERLDRLRTKARSEGLDPSVREADMTALDPDHAYDLAICPYNSLQFARTLPALRATLSGVHDALAPGGRFVFDVFVPDFDVICETYDEWEETTVERAGRTYTVRSRATVTGPVEQLFRVEREALTPEGDVVLADAFELAMLPKRLVQAVVEDSPFASVSVAGGFDGDPIAEGDRTQVWTLEKEA, encoded by the coding sequence ATGCGCGACGACGCGATCACCGAGGCGGAGCTGTACGACCTCCGCCACCGTGACGACGAGCGCGACGACGTGGAGTTCTACGTCGATCGCGCGCTCGAGGCTGGCGGCCCGGTGCTGGAGATCGCCTGCGGCACCGGTCGGATCCACCTCCCGCTCCTTCGGGCCGGCGTCGACGCCCACGGCGTCGACGTGAGCGCCGAGCGACTCGACCGACTCCGGACGAAGGCCCGCTCGGAGGGGCTCGATCCCTCGGTCCGCGAGGCCGACATGACCGCTCTCGATCCCGACCACGCGTACGACCTCGCGATCTGCCCGTACAACTCGCTCCAGTTCGCGCGGACGCTCCCGGCCCTGCGGGCGACGCTCTCGGGCGTCCACGACGCGCTCGCGCCCGGCGGCCGGTTCGTGTTCGACGTGTTCGTCCCCGACTTCGACGTGATCTGTGAGACGTACGACGAGTGGGAGGAGACGACCGTCGAACGGGCGGGGCGGACGTACACCGTCCGGTCGCGGGCGACCGTGACCGGCCCCGTCGAACAGCTGTTTCGCGTCGAACGGGAGGCGCTGACGCCGGAGGGCGATGTCGTCCTCGCGGACGCCTTCGAGCTCGCGATGCTCCCGAAGCGCCTCGTTCAGGCGGTGGTCGAGGACTCCCCGTTCGCCTCGGTGTCGGTCGCCGGCGGCTTCGACGGCGACCCGATCGCGGAGGGGGACAGGACGCAGGTGTGGACGCTGGAGAAAGAGGCGTAG
- a CDS encoding bactofilin family protein has translation MNSAAMRSLVVVLLVVVTASAPVAAAESQFGGTVVVAEGETIGDDLDAVGGTVIVRGTVDGDVNAVGGTVVIAETGVVTGDLSGSAGAVTVEGTVEGSVELATGSFTLRESGEVGGDLDIAAGEALLDGAVGGTVTVAAETLRVGSSASIEGDLRHDVQSLVNDGQVAGEVRAVDLGNTAFTGLQFTVPTWLSALYAVLAHLALGAVLLLAVPRFVSEVEATGIERAARSGGVGIAALVLVPVLLVLFAITIVGIPLALLGAAGYGLFVWIGLVFGAYVLGTAALRALDRDEGSAARWIALVVGVLLVGLSQFVPGGGLFRLALTVVGAGAVVLALNARRTGRRGDEPAETEVGGTGDATA, from the coding sequence ATGAACAGCGCAGCGATGCGGTCGTTGGTGGTCGTGCTCCTCGTCGTCGTGACGGCGAGCGCGCCCGTCGCGGCCGCGGAATCGCAGTTCGGTGGAACGGTCGTCGTCGCCGAGGGCGAGACGATCGGCGACGATCTCGACGCGGTCGGCGGCACCGTGATCGTCCGCGGAACCGTCGACGGCGACGTGAACGCCGTTGGCGGAACGGTCGTGATCGCCGAGACGGGCGTCGTGACCGGCGACCTCAGCGGGAGCGCCGGTGCAGTGACAGTCGAGGGCACGGTCGAGGGGTCGGTCGAACTCGCGACCGGGTCGTTCACGCTTCGCGAGTCGGGCGAGGTCGGCGGAGACCTCGACATCGCCGCCGGGGAGGCTCTGCTCGACGGCGCCGTCGGCGGGACCGTCACGGTCGCCGCCGAGACGCTCCGCGTGGGCTCGTCGGCGTCGATCGAGGGCGACCTCCGGCACGACGTCCAGTCGCTCGTCAACGACGGTCAGGTCGCCGGAGAGGTGCGCGCGGTCGATCTCGGCAACACGGCGTTCACCGGGCTACAGTTCACGGTCCCCACGTGGCTCAGCGCCCTGTACGCCGTGCTCGCGCACCTCGCGTTAGGTGCGGTCCTGCTGCTGGCCGTGCCGCGGTTCGTGAGCGAGGTCGAGGCGACGGGCATCGAGCGCGCTGCCCGCAGCGGGGGCGTCGGCATCGCGGCGCTCGTGCTCGTGCCCGTCCTGCTGGTCCTGTTCGCGATCACGATCGTCGGCATTCCGCTCGCGCTCTTGGGAGCGGCCGGCTACGGCCTGTTCGTCTGGATCGGATTGGTGTTCGGCGCGTACGTCCTCGGGACGGCGGCGCTGCGGGCGCTCGACCGCGACGAGGGCTCCGCCGCGCGGTGGATCGCGCTCGTTGTCGGCGTGCTCCTCGTCGGCCTCTCGCAGTTCGTCCCGGGCGGCGGCCTGTTCCGGCTCGCGCTCACGGTCGTCGGCGCGGGCGCGGTGGTCCTCGCGCTCAACGCCCGCCGAACCGGGCGCCGTGGTGATGAGCCCGCGGAGACGGAGGTTGGCGGAACCGGCGACGCGACGGCGTAG